ATTGTTTAATAGTACTTTGTTTAAGGTACTGGTTTCTCATTTTAGTGCCTTACAGTAATTTTTTGCTCAGTCTGGTCCAGATGAAAGGAGCATTCCTGGCAACACTATTGCTGTTCACGCCGAGATGCCATTCACTGATTTGACCAAGTTTGGTGGAgcatttttgtcaaaatttgaGTGCTCCCAGTTGCCACATTCTGTGAGTCAACATCTAGcaatttcttttacttttgtCGTATAAACGAagcataatttaataatttatctaATTATGTTTATTCCTTAATAGCTCCTTGACCATATTTCATTTGTGGACACTCCTGGAGTTCTATCCGGAGAGAAGCAAAGAACACAGAGGAGTTACGATTTTACTGGTGTCATTTCATGGTTTGCTGCAAAATGTGACATGATACTCCTCTTGTTTGACCCACATAAACTTGATATTAGTGATGAATTCAAACGAGTTATATCATCTTTGAAAGGCCATGAAGACAAAATTCGTGTTGTATTAAACAAGGCAGATCAAGTTGATACACAACAAGTAAGATATGAGGATTATCAATGCACGCGTCTCTCTTTGCTTTTTTCTACTTCATAAAAATGATTTGTCTTGGTGCTAAAAGTTTCTTCACCTTCTCTTTTATTAATGGAAGCTTATGAGAGTTTATGGTGCATTGATGTGGTCTCTCGGGAAAGTTCTGAACACACCTGAAGTTGTGCGAGTCTATATAGGGTAAGAGAAAGGTGTTTCTTTCCATAGTTCTCTATGTTTTGAACAAAGTGACTACATCACTGGATAGCATGTCAattgtaaaataaatgaaactaaGTTCATAGCTAACACCTTTTTGTGCATCGTGTCTAATACGTTCTCACAACTTTTTTGCAGCTCTTTCAATGATAAACCAGTTAATGAAGAAGCTGTTGGTCCTATGGGGAAGGGTCTTTTCGAGAAAGAACAAGATGACCTGCTTGATGACTTGATAGATATCCCAAAGAAGGCTTGTGACCGTCGAGTAAGATCACCTCTTCTTGTCGATTGACATTTCTATTTGATCAACATTGTATACCAGATGGTTTACGATTCTTAATACAACTTTTGTACTATTTCAGATCAATGAATTTGTTAAACGTGCAAGAGCCGCTAAGATACATGCCTACATTATGGGCCATCTTAAGAAGGAGATGCCAGCACTAATGGGCAAGTCCAAAACACAACAGAAGCTCATTCAGAATCTTGAAAACGAATTCGAAAAGGTCTACTGCTCAACACACTTGAGGGAACTCTTTTACATTTCAGATATATGCTTAACATTCATCGTACATTTGTGACACAGGTCCAGAAAGCGTTTCGTTTACCAGCAGGCGATTTTCCGAGTGTTGATCATTTTAGGGAAGTTTTGGGTCATTACAACATCactgattttgaaaaattgaagcCTAGAATGATTCAAGCTGTGGATGATATGCTTAGCCATGACATTCCTGAGCTTCTGAAGAGCTTCAGAAATCCTTATGAATAAAAAgctcttaattttttaatttttttttagatgaatGATGATTCAGAATGTTAGTTTTATCTTTTGAGGTATTTACTGAAATTTGTGCATTCTTTGCACTGTGGTGAATCcatatttcatttacttcaaagTTGTGATAAATTGGCAGTTACAGTTTTTGTAATCTGTTATTATTAGTGCTTACTTTTATGTCACAGTCCTTCAGTTTTTATGTCAAATTATTCTCAATTTGGGGTGTGCTTGgttggtcaattttttttagaaaatattgtttCTAGGGAAACAAATTCCTTAGAGAAAAAAGAGGAGGAAAAAAACttcctaataaaaaaaaaatcaaaatcccaaaagatgTTTCCTAGAAATTTAGGGTCCGTTTGGATaagcttaataaaagcagctttaaaaaagtgcttttgaaagtgttaaaacttatttttaaaataagcagttataaGGGAAAAGTGGAAGAAAGAGATATTAGGGTTATGTgagtaatttggagattgtataaaaatattaagggcaaaaagataaatatgtggtcaacttaaaacagcttataagctaaaaaaaaaaaacatcactaccccagcttttaacttttggcttaaaataagtttttttaacttaaaataagttattttgaatattgtcaaacagctaaataagtcaaaaaccagcttttaagtcagtttgccggcttttaagctgagccaaacaggctcttaattCACTTgaatcaatttcattttcctttaccTCTAAATGTATTTTCTCTCCTTGTTTGGATAGTTGTTTCGCTTGTATCGTATTGTATTATCAGTTTAAATAcgatgtttgttttgattgttgcCTAAATACTATTGCATCATATTGTTTAAAATCGTTGTCAGGTAACGACGAAAAGATCCATCTTATTTAATGATCGGTTTTGTTTAAAATCGTTGTCATGTAACGACGAAAAGATCCATCttatttaattatcaatttgATATGACTGCATCTTCaatttacaattttcttttcatttttatctttatttattaattaataatcattttcatcttttattctatttttgcaTCATCAttttacaattttctttttctttttatctttatttattaattaataattattttcatcttttattctattttttttttatatagttgcTCTACTTCATACTTTACTTTTTTGATAGATGTATCATTCAAATTATGAATGTACGACATTATATACAATATGCTATATTATAAAAACAATACTTAAAGTTCATCTCCActtgtcaattatttttaaaaagagttttacttatcatattaaaaaagacagtaattttctatcttagcgtaatattaattatttttcaatacttaataataaatattcattaatGTGTTTGTAATTTAATCAAAGTTTGATCCTTTTTATGTGTGTTGATTTTCTATCTAAAATGATTGAAGTAATTTTTTGCTATAGTaaaattattctctttttatGTCTCTTATAATTTATGGACCTTTTAGATCATTGTTTAATATCCTTTTTTAGCAAATCGAAAATCTCATGAGAAAACGTTAGGCTACATGTCCAAAATGGACTTTTAAAATTGTGACAAAGTATGTACTATTCCTCTAACTCCCCTACATAGGATTCTGTAAAAGTTATGCAAAGAAAATGTCTGATCACAAAATATTCATAGGCTAGTCCATGGATTTGGCCGTTGTGGCGCCAGCAAGGTTTTTCTAAAAATTGTTTATGAGGATCACAATAATGAGTTGTGGGAGCATTATGTAGAGTCTCGTCATTTTTAGCCCATTGATTTTTTGTCTCGTAGCGCCTCGGGAGGTTTCTTCTGAAAAAGCTTTGAGTACCTATATTATAATGTGTTGGGAGAGCATTACGTACAATTCCACcatttttttcatgcatattttCTCTTACGAGTCGACTTTTAAAAATTACCTATCTTTCTTagtttttcgtgtgtattagccaATGGATTTGGCGTCTCGGAGCACCCAAATTTTTCTCCGCAATGAGTTGGGGAAGCATTACGTACAATCCCACCATTTTTCTAGGTATATTTTCTCTTGCACGAGCATTAGGTAAATGATCTGAGGAGCATTACGTAATAcacaaaaaactaaaaaaaatcacttaatttGACTCCTAAATGTCCAAAATGGACTACAAAAACTGCTAGACTCTACGTAATACTCCCGCAATTCCCTACAGAGGGTTCCGTAAAGGTTTCACAAAGATCGTTCAAAAGCCATATCATAGAAAAACTACGAAAATTGTCTAATATCTATAAATTGGCCCCGAAATGCCAGAATTGACTCTAAAATTTGTGAGACGAAATTATTCGAAAGCTATATCACCAAAATATAGAGTCTGAGCAACAGATAGTTGTCAATATCTAGAATGAGACTTACTTTTAACATACTTAATTTTACTGATGTATTTTCTCAAAGTGACAAGGAACAAGATTTACTGATCATCCCATCAAGAGGAGAATAGCAACAAGTAAGACATACAACAGCTTCTTGGGCAACAGCATCTCCAGGGAGTGACCAACAGCAATCATCAGCGGAAATCGGCATTTATCGTCCGACGGATCCTCATCAGTCACCACAGCTAGGCCATCAAAATCACAGTCCCAACTGTTCTGATTCTTGAGCTGATAGTACATGTTAAAAGCGTAGGACGCATTCCCTTCCGTGCTAAGATGGTTACAGGACGAGCCATATCCCAAAGCCGTGCAATCTGAAAGACTGCACGCGTAATCGATGTTTTTTggtaagtcttctgcattatcTGCATCTGTTACCGCGTTTTCTGGTTTAAGTATACACCACCTTTTGTGCATATAGTTTACACCTTCTACTGCAACCAAACCTTTGTCCTTCTGCATCCTCCCGGATAAATCTAGCTCGTATTTAGGCTTTCCGTCGAATTCAAACATTCCCCAATGCCTCTCAAAGTTACCTGGAGCAATGCTTTTAGCATTCTCATCAATAAGGCTGAATAAATAAACCTCTATCTTCTTGCCCTTTCTTGCAGGAGTTCCTTGTTCACTCAAACAATGTTTGATCAATCCTTGGTTAAACCTCATTGCGTTTTCGATATTAGCATTCTTGTCTCCATCTGTTGGCCAACCTACTTCTCCTACTACGATTTTCATGTCAGTGAAACCAGCTTTCTTCAACGACCATACAAGTGTATCGAAATTTGCATCAAACACGTTTGTGTACACATTATCTCCATCTCTGACAGGCTTGTTTGAGCCATCAAAGAAAGCAAAGtctaatggaaagtagatgttCCCATATAGACTGAGGAAAGGATAGATGTTGACAACGAAAGGGGCATCATTCGAATACAGATATTGAACAATCTGGAGGGTCAAATCGCGCACTTCTGGCCTGAAATCACCAGCTGAGGGTACCTGATTTGACTCAGGGGAGAAGTAAATGTCTGCATTGAAAGGGATAGTTGCTTTCACCTTTGCCCCTAATCCAGCTTTGTTGATGGCTTCTTGAACATTTTTCAGTGCTGGTAATATGTACTGCAGGTACGTCCCGTTGTACGTTCGGAGAAATGGCTCATTTCCCACTGCTACATACCTACATTCATTTGAAAAATGCTATTTAGAAACTCAAACAAAACTTTACTGATAAAGCAAATGAAATTACTTGAAGTTGATGGATTCAATTCCTCTTAAGTCCATGTTTGATGTTATCCTTCCCTCTCCTAATCTTCTTATGGCCTACAATTACGCCTCAGGCTTAAATAAGTTGGGATCGGCTATATGAATTTCgagtaaaattatgtttttgcaTTTAGGgtgtgtttcattttttttaaaaaagggaaaaaatttcTCTAACAAAACGAGTTAAGTGGAAATAAGGAATTCGGATTTCATAAGAAGCATTTTACACTGATTGTCTCCTCCGCACCCTCCAAAACATTTCACCCCCATAGCTTCCATCCCCATTTCCCAACCCTATACAGTTCGCTTACATTATATACAAATGCTTTTCGAACAATATTTTCTGCATACTTGACAAACACAAGAAAATAAGTAGTAAGAAAACtacttatttttcaagaaacaaGCAAACACACCCTTAAGCTCAACTCAACAACTAGGAGAACTACCACTacttcaacaacaacatatccagtgtAATCCACAAGTGGGATTTGGGGAACGTTGTATGTACACAAGTACAGATTTTCCTGTTTTCGATAGACTCTCGATGCAAGTAAAGCAACGGAATACTAAGAACTGACTTAAAAATGAACCTGATTTTGACTCCATGAGGATAAGCATAAACAGAGACATTGGCTTCAACCCAAGAATCAGCAATTATAGGATTAGAACTCAAATCCTCTAACATGTAATTAGGAATTGCAAGCATTACTTCAATTTCAGTACCAATTAAAGCATTCAAAATCACTTCATCTGCTTCAAATAGTTTCACTTTATCAAATCCATTTTCTATCAACATCTTCACAACACTATTTGGGGGTAATTGGTGAGTTGCCATTGTACCCCAGTTCACTCCAACACTCCCAAAACACCTTAAAAACATACCCATAAATGcaattccaaaaatatatagaatCAAGAAATCATCGATATTTCGATTACCCATTACAAATTTATCTATTATCTACAGCCCCtttaatgaatcttgaaatattgtacgaaaaaaaatgattttttttctttttagtttgaagaaaatatgaaaaaatggtGAAAAGTTCACAGGGGAGTGAAGGGAATCTTGATTCTGTTATTCCGTACAACAGCCATTTCGCGCGGCTTCTAAGAATTGTCAGAACTATATAGAAAGTTtgttagttttcttttattattatggaTACGTTTCATTTCATAATGTATCATATCTATCATATTATATTGATGatctaaatatttgaaattttggatgaTTATATTGTTTTCCGTCGTTTCATTGTCATTACACTAATATTATGAAGAATAAACTTATAATATTACAGAGAAAACATAAGGCGTACCGTAGAGGTACTATTAGAAAAAAAGGTAAGTATGTAGAGTAAAatagaattattaaataataaatacaattataGGGGCAATATGGGCGGTCTGAAGTTCGAAACTGCATGCATGCTTTTTAGATTGTGCTCAACGTAAAGAGATGCTTGTCTGATATGATTTACCTCTCATATATGGTTTGGACTACTATTACACATACCCGTTGTGGGTTCCCTTGTCATACAAAAAATACAAGCAACGAAAAAAAGATAAGGTAATGACGTGATTACAACAAATCTATTGTTACCCAAAACTGCACTTTTCATCATTACATGAGACAAATTTTGTAAAGCAATCCAATAAATTGCCAATAATAAAGAGCGCTTCCTCCTTTAACGAGCCTTAAACGTGCAAATTTCAGAATCAGTGAATTTCAAATACCAAATGGTTATACCGgcgaaaataaataaataaagcaaGCTATGcacaaatatatacatatataaacatGACATTTAAGTAAACATAATGCAGCtaaaaacaaactaaatatGAAATCTAGCATCATACACAACAAGCTTAGTTGCTCAAAGGAGGAAGATACTTTTATCTCCTCTTCCCTTTAGGAACTCTGCTAAAATCACCATTAAATACATAGGAATAACCAACTTCAGacatcaagaaaaaaaacagtTTTGCCTGTTTCTGTTCTGCTATGCAATCTTACATACAGTTGAATATTTGCATAGGAACGAAAAAAAGGCACACCTTCGCTAGCCTAGTGCTGCCATCGGTTGTGTACTCTTATGGCATAAACTCGTGGGAATAATCAAAATTAGTAGTATATACTATacaggaataacatcaccgtcCTGAATATCGTCACACGTCAAGATGAGACCTTCTACGTAGGTTGGAAGAAGACAACGGAGCCATTGACAGCCTATTGAAATAGGCTCGGGTGGTGGAACAATCATTAGCACGTTCTCTTGGCGCATTACAACGCCCATGACACTAATGGTGCTCCCTTCTTTGATGTAACTGTAATTTTTTAAGCAATCAGCAAGAACTCTTTTATAAGTTGGAATAAATACATGAGTTTCGCTGAATAAACTCAACTTACCCTTCTTTCAGTCGCATTACATGGTCATCACTTGAGAGGTTTCGATCAGCAAGCCATCTTAGGAAATTAGGAGACAACTCACTGTCGCTTGTTACATCAACAACTGTTTTTGGTTTTACAAATGGTGCCACCTTTGCTCCATAGCCTGCCTTAACCAGCGCTCTTAATCCAGTCTGGAAGTCTGATATATAGAAATCACCGACATAGTTCTGTTACCAAGAAACATATGTCAGTTTCTCATTAGACAATAGACATTAGACATAACGTTTGGAATCATGACCAGTACATAATCCTGGGATGAGGGGAAGAGGCAAAGTATCAATTGTCACCACTCGTTATTGACCTCTTAGGAGTTGACAGTCCAAAATTTTTGTATATCAGAAAGTTTCAGAAAGAGTAACAGGACTATTGGTTTTACCAAAATCTGACCACTAGAAGTCTAGACATTTCAAAAAACATATCCCTCGAAGTTGGTAAATGATGTTGGTTACAAGTCTTTTTGACTCTATGAACTTGCACTGAAGTTTGTTTGCTCAGGCTTGAAGAACTGAATTCCAAAACTTCAGCTTGAACTGCATACTCcttccgtttcaatttgtttgtcataCTTCCATTTTTCgtctattttaataaaaatcccCATTTCCTTTTTTCCAACTCTTTAATTCTAACTTcccacgtggcatgtttaagatcacaacattaaagggcattttggtacattctatgtatctttagtttaagaacacaagattcaaaagtttgTTTTTTACTTTGTCAAAATCAGACAAACAAGTTGAATCAGAAGGGGTATAACTTTATTCAAGTTCCCATGTAATGTTTTAATGACACCACAGTTATGTAACCTTGACTATTCCATCAGGTACCTGCTACCTCCCACCAGCATAGGTACCGGATGACCTCCCCAAAGCATTTGTATTCAACTTCTAACGAGGATGAAATAGTATAAGTATCAACATAACTATATCCATGCCACTGTTATATAATAACAACTATTGTACTTAAAATAACATTCAGAGACAGCTGATACCAATTGACACTTGAGTACTGGGATCAAATCAAGAAATACTCAAATAGTTGATATACAAACCAACCTCCGTATGCCTGCGTCCCCATGAAAAGCTACGCTGTCTAGGATTTGCACAATTTCCAACGCAAGCTTTGTATTCGTGCAATTCTGTAGAAGCATAAACACATCTTGGTACCCGCTGAAAAGAAGTTTCAAGAGGGATACTGCCGCAGGTGACAACCTACAAAAAGAATAGAACTTGTATTACTCCCTAAATAACATCCTTGAAAGTGTGCATAATTTGGAATGCAAGATCTTTATGTGTTACAAGTAATTCATTGGTAGTATCATGGTAAACTTTTGATAAGGTATGGTAAACTTTATCTGTgcactcatttttttaaaaacaaaatgagaaGCTAAAGTGATTATATACATTAGAATAGCACCAAAGGATGTACTATTACGGCTGTATGAAGAAGCAAaagaacaaacaacaaaagtGTTCCCCGTCTAATCTTGTAAGGATTCTAATGTTTCTAGAACAGTTTTCGTTTATGTGTTACATCCTACACCATAAGCAAAACAAGATATATAGTTTCTATGAGCATTCATGCAAAAACTAAATTGACACTTTAAAAGGAACATTACAAAGTATATTAAAGTAACAAACTACAGTCCGATCTTTTCCACCTTTACAAGACAC
The DNA window shown above is from Solanum lycopersicum chromosome 11, SLM_r2.1 and carries:
- the LOC101250563 gene encoding EH domain-containing protein 1-like, producing MEVVSVPVASFTKEEEKIYQNWFNFADSDGDGRITGNDAIKLFSLSNLSKAELKQVWAIADSKRQGFLGFNEFVTAMQLISLAQDGSELSPDLLKSKANMELLSPPLMEGLDALSSKTNGSLMKDLSGTNGTIQVRPPSPINMFSRKSRKKIQPSLTAVTSVTDGLKKLYNEKLKPLELTYRFNEFSSPALTESDFDAKPMVMLLGQYSTGKTTFIKHLLKCNYPGAHIGPEPTTDRFIVVTSGPDERSIPGNTIAVHAEMPFTDLTKFGGAFLSKFECSQLPHSLLDHISFVDTPGVLSGEKQRTQRSYDFTGVISWFAAKCDMILLLFDPHKLDISDEFKRVISSLKGHEDKIRVVLNKADQVDTQQLMRVYGALMWSLGKVLNTPEVVRVYIGSFNDKPVNEEAVGPMGKGLFEKEQDDLLDDLIDIPKKACDRRINEFVKRARAAKIHAYIMGHLKKEMPALMGKSKTQQKLIQNLENEFEKVQKAFRLPAGDFPSVDHFREVLGHYNITDFEKLKPRMIQAVDDMLSHDIPELLKSFRNPYE
- the LOC101248638 gene encoding glucan endo-1,3-beta-glucosidase 8 — translated: MGNRNIDDFLILYIFGIAFMGMFLRCFGSVGVNWGTMATHQLPPNSVVKMLIENGFDKVKLFEADEVILNALIGTEIEVMLAIPNYMLEDLSSNPIIADSWVEANVSVYAYPHGVKIRYVAVGNEPFLRTYNGTYLQYILPALKNVQEAINKAGLGAKVKATIPFNADIYFSPESNQVPSAGDFRPEVRDLTLQIVQYLYSNDAPFVVNIYPFLSLYGNIYFPLDFAFFDGSNKPVRDGDNVYTNVFDANFDTLVWSLKKAGFTDMKIVVGEVGWPTDGDKNANIENAMRFNQGLIKHCLSEQGTPARKGKKIEVYLFSLIDENAKSIAPGNFERHWGMFEFDGKPKYELDLSGRMQKDKGLVAVEGVNYMHKRWCILKPENAVTDADNAEDLPKNIDYACSLSDCTALGYGSSCNHLSTEGNASYAFNMYYQLKNQNSWDCDFDGLAVVTDEDPSDDKCRFPLMIAVGHSLEMLLPKKLLYVLLVAILLLMG